The proteins below come from a single Faecalibaculum rodentium genomic window:
- a CDS encoding GrdB-related putative oxidoreductase, which produces MKRIMMVYDQIQAGAGTKDDKMVPLKATKEVVGPAVMMDRFLKKNDEKVIACVYCGNGTYNENPDEIIRKITALAAKLKADAVICGPCFNYADYAAMAAATADSITKHGIPAVACMSKENTDTISAWKDKVAIVKGPKKGETGLNEALENLCVLTSQMADGKDTKELEARICY; this is translated from the coding sequence ATGAAACGAATCATGATGGTTTACGACCAGATCCAGGCCGGTGCCGGCACCAAAGACGACAAGATGGTCCCCCTGAAGGCCACGAAGGAAGTGGTTGGCCCCGCGGTGATGATGGACCGGTTCCTGAAGAAAAATGACGAAAAAGTCATTGCCTGCGTATACTGCGGCAACGGCACCTACAACGAAAACCCGGATGAAATCATCCGCAAGATCACGGCTCTGGCCGCGAAGCTGAAGGCGGATGCCGTGATCTGCGGTCCGTGCTTCAACTACGCGGACTACGCTGCCATGGCTGCTGCCACGGCAGACAGCATCACAAAGCACGGCATTCCGGCCGTTGCCTGCATGTCGAAGGAAAACACCGACACGATCAGTGCCTGGAAAGACAAAGTGGCAATCGTGAAGGGCCCGAAAAAGGGCGAAACAGGACTGAACGAAGCCCTGGAAAACCTGTGTGTCCTGACCAGCCAGATGGCAGACGGCAAGGACACCAAAGAACTGGAAGCCCGGATCTGCTACTAA
- a CDS encoding N(4)-(beta-N-acetylglucosaminyl)-L-asparaginase, whose translation MYGIIATWRMALEGITEAEHMLKDGATASDAIEMAIRAVEDFEYYKSVGYGGLPNEDMEVELDAAWMDGDDLSIGAVASIKDFANPVSIARLLSREPVNNMLVGAGAEKYAHKMGFERKNMLTERAKIHYHNRKKEVQELELKPYSGHDTVGMVDLDSQGSMVAATSTSGLFMKRAGRVGDSPISGSGFYVDSAIGGATATGLGEDLMKGCLSYEIVRLMGEGLHPQEACEKAVQDFDKVLKARRGKAGDLSLVAMNNKGEWGCATNIEGFSFAVATETQEPTVFLVKFDENGRQYFEKASDEWMDNYMKTRTAPLVRK comes from the coding sequence ATGTACGGAATCATTGCAACCTGGCGCATGGCGCTGGAAGGAATCACGGAAGCCGAACACATGCTCAAGGATGGGGCCACTGCCTCCGATGCCATTGAAATGGCCATCCGCGCGGTGGAAGACTTCGAATACTACAAGAGCGTCGGCTACGGAGGACTGCCCAACGAAGACATGGAAGTGGAACTGGACGCTGCCTGGATGGACGGCGATGACCTGTCCATCGGCGCTGTGGCATCCATCAAGGATTTTGCCAACCCGGTCTCCATTGCCCGTCTGCTCTCCAGGGAACCCGTCAACAACATGCTCGTTGGCGCCGGTGCGGAGAAGTATGCCCACAAGATGGGCTTCGAGCGCAAGAACATGCTGACTGAACGTGCGAAAATCCACTACCACAACCGGAAGAAGGAAGTCCAGGAACTGGAGCTGAAGCCCTATTCCGGTCACGACACCGTCGGTATGGTGGACCTGGACTCCCAGGGTTCCATGGTGGCTGCCACCAGCACATCCGGTCTGTTCATGAAGCGTGCCGGCCGTGTGGGTGATTCGCCGATCTCCGGATCCGGCTTCTATGTGGATTCTGCCATCGGCGGTGCCACAGCCACGGGTCTGGGCGAAGACCTGATGAAGGGCTGCCTGTCCTATGAAATCGTGCGTCTGATGGGCGAAGGCCTGCACCCGCAGGAAGCCTGCGAGAAAGCCGTGCAGGATTTCGACAAAGTGCTGAAGGCGCGCCGGGGCAAAGCCGGTGATCTGTCTCTGGTGGCCATGAACAACAAAGGCGAATGGGGCTGTGCCACAAACATCGAAGGATTCTCCTTTGCGGTGGCAACGGAAACACAGGAACCCACGGTCTTCCTGGTGAAGTTCGACGAGAACGGCAGGCAGTATTTCGAAAAAGCCAGCGATGAGTGGATGGACAACTACATGAAGACCCGCACTGCACCGCTGGTCCGGAAATAA
- a CDS encoding Sapep family Mn(2+)-dependent dipeptidase, with product MNKECASALLKQAQAQKQPLLTGLFEILSINSERGEAEAGAPYGPGPRKALEETMKLAESLGFSTETVLDQVGIAKYEPEGTEGKPYIGVVGHLDVVCAEGEWTTPPYEPAIRDNRIYARGALDNKGPVLACLYALKAVRDSGMKLNRPVWIIFGTSEETGMEDIPAYLTVKEPPVAGFTPDCKYPVVYAERGRSVYELTFADEAQAAAWCEVHPDEASLKLDIRDPEFGILQLRNRKQNGNTVTFAASYPPATDAERILAILEESLPEGAGTALVSDWKPVFFRKDGPLCASLQWAYETVTGLDGTPVTTTGGTYAKRMPNIVPFGPSFPGQKGIAHLPDEWMDVDDLMKNLEIYTLAIADLATREL from the coding sequence ATGAACAAGGAATGTGCATCGGCCCTGCTCAAACAGGCGCAGGCACAGAAACAGCCGCTGCTGACAGGACTCTTCGAGATCCTTTCCATCAACAGCGAACGGGGCGAAGCCGAAGCCGGTGCTCCCTATGGTCCCGGCCCCCGCAAGGCCCTGGAAGAAACCATGAAGCTGGCCGAGTCCCTGGGATTTTCCACGGAAACGGTGCTCGATCAGGTGGGGATCGCGAAGTATGAACCGGAGGGCACCGAAGGAAAACCCTATATCGGCGTGGTGGGTCACCTGGACGTGGTTTGCGCCGAAGGCGAATGGACAACCCCGCCGTATGAACCCGCGATCCGGGACAACCGGATCTATGCCAGGGGTGCCCTGGACAACAAAGGACCTGTGCTCGCCTGCCTGTATGCCCTGAAGGCCGTCCGGGACAGCGGCATGAAGCTGAACCGCCCTGTGTGGATCATCTTCGGAACCAGCGAAGAAACAGGCATGGAGGATATCCCGGCGTACCTGACCGTCAAGGAACCCCCGGTGGCGGGATTCACCCCCGACTGCAAGTACCCGGTGGTGTATGCCGAACGCGGCCGGTCGGTTTACGAACTGACCTTTGCGGATGAAGCCCAGGCCGCTGCCTGGTGCGAAGTGCATCCCGATGAAGCCAGCCTGAAGCTGGATATCCGGGATCCGGAATTCGGCATCCTCCAGCTGCGCAACCGCAAACAGAACGGAAACACCGTGACGTTTGCCGCCAGCTATCCCCCTGCCACGGATGCAGAACGCATTCTGGCGATCCTGGAAGAGAGCCTGCCGGAAGGAGCCGGGACAGCCCTGGTTTCCGACTGGAAGCCGGTGTTCTTCAGAAAGGACGGCCCGCTCTGCGCCTCCCTGCAGTGGGCGTACGAAACCGTCACCGGTCTGGATGGTACCCCCGTTACGACCACCGGCGGCACCTATGCCAAGCGCATGCCCAACATTGTGCCCTTTGGACCGAGTTTCCCGGGCCAGAAAGGCATTGCCCACCTGCCGGATGAATGGATGGACGTGGATGATCTCATGAAGAACCTCGAGATCTACACCCTGGCCATTGCGGATCTGGCGACACGCGAACTGTGA
- a CDS encoding copper homeostasis protein CutC produces MNRDIKIEVCAGGYADCVAAKQGGADRVELNGAFALGGLTPTVPVLKKVKRDTGLEVIAMVRPRAGGFCYDADEKEIMFAEAKNLLENGADGLAFGFLNADGGIDLENTRKMVELIHRYRGIAVFHRAIDVTPDIDAAIQMLMDLGMDRVLTSGQKAKALNGVDVIAELQEKYGDRIQILPGSGINAGNAAEILEKTGVNQLHASCRGYRPDPTTMGEDVSYAYLPAPHEGDYDVADEEAVCSLRRAADTAAAA; encoded by the coding sequence ATGAACAGAGACATCAAAATTGAAGTCTGCGCCGGCGGCTATGCCGACTGCGTTGCAGCAAAACAGGGCGGTGCCGACCGTGTGGAACTCAACGGTGCCTTTGCCCTGGGGGGACTGACACCGACTGTGCCGGTCCTGAAAAAAGTAAAGCGGGACACCGGGCTGGAAGTCATTGCCATGGTGCGTCCGCGCGCCGGAGGGTTCTGCTACGACGCCGATGAGAAGGAAATCATGTTCGCCGAAGCCAAGAACCTTCTGGAAAACGGTGCCGATGGTCTGGCCTTCGGGTTCCTGAATGCCGATGGCGGCATCGACCTGGAGAACACTCGAAAGATGGTGGAGCTCATTCACCGGTACAGGGGAATAGCAGTGTTCCACCGTGCGATTGACGTGACACCGGACATCGATGCAGCGATCCAGATGCTCATGGACCTGGGCATGGACCGTGTGCTGACCAGCGGGCAGAAGGCAAAAGCCCTGAACGGGGTGGATGTGATCGCTGAGCTCCAGGAAAAGTACGGTGACCGGATCCAGATCCTGCCGGGCAGCGGCATCAATGCCGGCAATGCGGCAGAGATCCTGGAAAAGACGGGCGTGAACCAGCTGCATGCTTCGTGCCGTGGCTATCGCCCTGATCCCACGACCATGGGCGAAGACGTGAGTTATGCCTACCTGCCGGCTCCTCATGAAGGCGACTACGATGTGGCCGATGAAGAGGCGGTATGCTCGTTACGACGGGCAGCGGATACGGCTGCAGCAGCGTAA
- a CDS encoding helix-turn-helix domain-containing protein: MIFAEKIITLRKRNGWSQEDLAARVNVSRQAVAKWEASQSIPSLDKIVQLSLVFGVTTDYLLKEEEEEISVTQDSPESSIRHVTLQEAGSYLETRRPAAWVCAIATALCILSPVTVIALGAFSEYGHIHISENTAGAIGLIVLLLMVGIAVGLFIWNDQVRNKPWEFLEHDPFVLDYGVRGLVKEQQTAFAPGKLALTIIGVILLILSPVAIFGAIFTDKDLYMALSVCVTLILVAAGVFLLILADIPSEAADRLLQEGDYTPDKKRSNSVLGPLSGAYWLIATAIYLLWSFRTENWGTTWMVWPVAGLLFAALRTIVEAVMKNRGETQERIR; encoded by the coding sequence ATGATATTCGCAGAAAAAATCATCACCCTGCGCAAACGCAATGGCTGGAGCCAGGAAGACCTGGCAGCGCGGGTCAATGTATCGAGACAGGCGGTGGCCAAATGGGAGGCATCCCAGTCCATTCCTTCCCTGGACAAAATCGTCCAGCTCTCTTTGGTCTTCGGCGTGACCACGGATTATCTGCTCAAGGAGGAAGAAGAGGAAATTTCCGTTACGCAGGATTCGCCGGAATCGTCGATCCGTCACGTGACGCTGCAGGAAGCCGGATCGTATCTGGAAACCCGCAGGCCCGCTGCCTGGGTATGTGCCATTGCCACCGCCCTGTGCATCCTGTCGCCAGTCACCGTGATTGCTCTGGGTGCTTTCTCGGAATATGGCCATATTCACATTTCGGAAAACACGGCGGGCGCCATTGGGCTCATTGTGCTGCTTCTCATGGTGGGCATTGCTGTGGGGCTGTTCATCTGGAACGACCAGGTCAGAAACAAACCCTGGGAGTTTCTGGAACACGACCCCTTTGTTCTGGACTATGGTGTACGGGGACTGGTGAAGGAACAGCAGACCGCCTTTGCACCCGGAAAGCTGGCGCTGACGATCATTGGGGTGATCCTGCTGATTCTGTCCCCTGTAGCGATTTTCGGGGCCATCTTCACGGACAAGGATCTGTATATGGCGCTGTCTGTATGCGTGACACTGATTCTGGTGGCAGCGGGAGTCTTCCTGCTCATTCTGGCGGATATCCCGTCGGAGGCGGCGGACCGGCTGCTGCAGGAAGGGGACTATACACCGGATAAAAAGAGAAGCAACAGTGTGCTCGGTCCTCTTTCCGGGGCCTACTGGCTGATTGCCACAGCCATCTACCTGCTCTGGAGTTTCCGGACAGAGAACTGGGGCACTACCTGGATGGTGTGGCCTGTGGCCGGGTTGCTGTTTGCGGCTCTGCGGACCATTGTGGAAGCAGTGATGAAAAACAGGGGAGAGACGCAGGAAAGGATTCGGTAA
- a CDS encoding GntR family transcriptional regulator: MELEIILKPGGDTPIYEQIEEQIRAGVISGSLAANTPIPSIRALAKALRVSVITVQKAYDNLKHQGYIETVVGRGTVIAQVSQEMLRETKQKELDDLLEQACRLSRQCGLSLEELTAALETIYKEN, translated from the coding sequence ATGGAACTTGAAATTATTCTGAAACCCGGCGGCGACACCCCCATCTACGAACAGATCGAAGAACAGATCCGGGCGGGTGTGATTTCCGGATCCCTCGCCGCCAACACTCCCATTCCCAGCATCCGGGCGCTTGCCAAAGCCCTGCGGGTGAGTGTCATCACCGTGCAGAAAGCCTATGACAACCTGAAACACCAGGGATACATCGAAACAGTGGTGGGGCGCGGAACGGTGATTGCGCAAGTCTCGCAGGAGATGCTGCGGGAAACGAAACAGAAGGAGCTGGATGACCTGCTCGAACAGGCCTGCCGGCTGTCCCGCCAGTGCGGCCTGTCCCTGGAGGAACTGACAGCCGCACTGGAAACCATCTATAAGGAGAACTGA
- a CDS encoding ABC transporter ATP-binding protein, translated as MTPALSVQNLCKSFGEFALQDITFDVPCGVVTAIIGENGSGKSTTLACILGQDIPDSGTVAIFGTDPFQDIQAHAALGVSGDISQFPGAFTPNQLESVLKGLFPDWDTAAWNRLLELCQIPRTRRIEQFSRGMKAKLSLAAALSHRAKLLILDEATAGLDPVVREELLDLLLEFMQEEDHSILMTSHISSDLEKIADYIIFIRNGRIVFSEEKDTLLEHYGLASVSREQLGYVDESLILRRRVQPMSTDLLITDRQAFATRYPDYVLKQPTLDEIVLMFTKGDE; from the coding sequence ATGACACCTGCTTTATCGGTGCAGAACCTCTGCAAGTCCTTCGGGGAATTTGCTCTCCAGGACATCACCTTTGACGTCCCCTGCGGCGTCGTGACGGCCATCATCGGCGAGAATGGATCGGGCAAAAGCACCACACTTGCCTGCATACTCGGCCAGGACATTCCGGATTCCGGGACAGTGGCGATCTTCGGAACAGATCCCTTCCAGGACATCCAGGCGCATGCAGCCCTGGGGGTTTCCGGGGACATAAGTCAGTTTCCCGGGGCCTTCACCCCGAATCAGCTGGAATCCGTCCTCAAGGGACTCTTCCCGGACTGGGATACAGCAGCGTGGAACCGACTGCTGGAACTCTGTCAGATCCCCAGAACCAGGCGCATCGAACAGTTCTCCAGGGGCATGAAAGCCAAGCTGTCCCTGGCTGCGGCCCTGAGCCACCGCGCGAAACTCCTGATCCTGGATGAAGCCACTGCCGGGCTGGATCCCGTGGTGCGCGAGGAACTGCTGGACCTGCTGCTGGAGTTCATGCAGGAGGAGGATCATTCCATTCTCATGACCAGCCACATTTCTTCGGATCTGGAAAAAATCGCCGACTACATCATTTTCATCCGCAATGGCAGGATCGTGTTTAGCGAAGAAAAGGACACGCTGCTGGAACACTACGGTCTGGCCAGCGTGAGCCGGGAACAGCTCGGGTATGTGGATGAATCCCTGATCCTTCGCCGCAGAGTGCAGCCGATGTCCACGGATCTTCTGATCACGGACCGGCAGGCATTTGCGACACGCTACCCGGACTATGTGCTGAAACAGCCCACGCTGGATGAAATCGTGCTGATGTTCACGAAAGGAGACGAATGA
- a CDS encoding ABC-2 transporter permease, protein MKGIFRKDMLQIVLSWKVLLLVAVLVSSALVYFDAAIGLISFFPIFFAMQASSTIIADRHCGWYRFSTTAPITRKRLVLSKYQLGALLAFAGMITGLAAGLGVLYLRGQSPAMEDVLMSLYLGIVFVFTCLAFLIPLEYLMKKTQEFLAIVLAMIPPAAMIFAWSQSITSEVQMVNGDVIGMNINMNMPLLQGLAVVAVLLFVASAFLMPGRIAKTDQG, encoded by the coding sequence ATGAAAGGCATTTTCCGAAAGGACATGCTCCAGATCGTACTGAGCTGGAAGGTGCTGCTGCTGGTGGCGGTGCTTGTGAGCAGCGCCCTGGTGTATTTTGATGCCGCCATCGGCCTGATTTCCTTTTTCCCGATCTTCTTCGCCATGCAGGCCTCCAGCACCATCATTGCCGACCGCCACTGCGGCTGGTACCGGTTCTCCACCACAGCCCCCATCACCCGGAAACGGCTGGTACTCTCCAAATACCAGCTGGGTGCACTCCTGGCATTCGCCGGTATGATCACAGGACTGGCTGCAGGACTCGGGGTCCTGTACCTGCGGGGACAGAGCCCGGCCATGGAGGATGTGCTCATGAGCCTGTATCTCGGGATCGTGTTTGTCTTCACCTGCCTGGCGTTTCTGATCCCCCTGGAGTATCTGATGAAAAAGACCCAGGAGTTCCTCGCCATTGTCCTGGCCATGATTCCGCCCGCTGCCATGATCTTTGCCTGGAGCCAGTCGATCACCTCGGAAGTGCAGATGGTCAACGGAGATGTCATCGGCATGAACATCAACATGAACATGCCCCTGCTCCAGGGACTGGCGGTGGTCGCTGTGCTGCTCTTTGTGGCCTCTGCCTTCCTCATGCCCGGACGGATCGCGAAGACGGACCAGGGATAA
- a CDS encoding peptide deformylase, whose amino-acid sequence MIRPICKDREVLQTPSRKAVKKDLRLARDLKDTLAAHPGCVGLAADMIGENVQMLAAEMMGVPVVMVNPVILMKKDPYVTEERCLSHDHTSTVTRYGVIEVEYRDDRWNRHRSRLEGLPAQIVQHEMDHFEGKLV is encoded by the coding sequence ATGATCCGCCCGATTTGCAAAGACAGGGAGGTGCTGCAGACTCCGTCCAGAAAAGCCGTGAAAAAGGACCTGCGGCTGGCCAGGGACCTGAAGGATACCCTGGCGGCCCACCCGGGCTGTGTCGGACTGGCTGCGGATATGATCGGGGAAAATGTGCAGATGCTCGCCGCAGAGATGATGGGTGTGCCGGTGGTCATGGTGAATCCGGTGATCCTGATGAAAAAGGATCCCTATGTCACGGAAGAACGCTGCCTTTCGCACGACCACACTTCCACTGTCACGCGCTATGGAGTCATTGAAGTGGAATACCGGGACGACCGCTGGAATCGCCACCGCTCCAGGCTGGAGGGGCTTCCGGCACAGATCGTACAGCACGAGATGGATCACTTCGAGGGGAAACTGGTCTAG
- a CDS encoding DUF1294 domain-containing protein: protein MDLIQGIGLWLVVINLVTLALYGLDKKRAKSGQWRIPEQTLLLAAFAGGGAGALAGMELFRHKTRKPAFRILVPVSIGLWVVILAVAVWKTGGTL, encoded by the coding sequence ATGGATCTGATTCAAGGGATCGGGCTGTGGCTTGTGGTCATCAACCTCGTGACACTGGCGCTCTATGGACTGGACAAAAAGCGGGCGAAGTCCGGCCAGTGGCGGATCCCGGAACAGACTCTGCTGCTGGCAGCCTTTGCCGGAGGCGGGGCCGGAGCACTGGCTGGCATGGAGCTGTTTCGCCACAAAACCCGGAAACCGGCGTTCCGGATCCTGGTGCCGGTGTCCATCGGGCTCTGGGTGGTCATTCTGGCTGTGGCGGTGTGGAAAACAGGAGGAACACTGTGA
- a CDS encoding (deoxy)nucleoside triphosphate pyrophosphohydrolase, with protein sequence MKTIRVCAAILENDAGDIWCAQRGYGAFRGLYEFPGGKLEPGETPEQALVREIREELGCGIRVERFFMKAEYDYPDFHLDMDCYLCRFAGEPHLLEHMDGRFMPLDRIMELPWIPADVQIVQKLLRERQTSAD encoded by the coding sequence GTGAAAACGATTCGGGTATGTGCGGCGATCCTGGAAAACGACGCCGGTGACATCTGGTGCGCCCAGCGCGGGTATGGAGCCTTCAGGGGCCTGTATGAATTCCCCGGCGGCAAGCTGGAACCCGGGGAAACTCCGGAACAGGCGCTGGTCCGGGAGATCCGGGAAGAACTGGGGTGCGGGATCCGGGTGGAGCGCTTCTTCATGAAAGCGGAGTACGATTACCCGGACTTTCACCTGGACATGGACTGCTACCTGTGTCGGTTTGCGGGCGAGCCCCATCTTCTGGAGCACATGGATGGACGGTTCATGCCCCTGGACCGGATCATGGAACTGCCCTGGATCCCTGCGGATGTGCAAATCGTCCAGAAGCTTCTCAGGGAGCGGCAGACATCCGCAGACTGA
- a CDS encoding CatA-like O-acetyltransferase: protein MPRFLLPGQTARATAFSLWKDSAMPMVTLTKTFDVSALQGQPHVNACLVWAIGQAASRIPEFYLLPESDGFFAYERLAVNVIVKTESGGICDCLIPWKPDFTAFLQDYLRLTRRAATSGECPGIEGADDCMVIGTSALTVTELDSAVNACSPWPNPYLIWGRIRTDATLPVSFQFHHAQMDGYEAAVFLETLQQSIGSFGHLHTRQGSSII, encoded by the coding sequence ATGCCCAGATTTCTTTTGCCCGGACAGACTGCCCGCGCAACGGCATTTTCTCTGTGGAAAGACTCTGCCATGCCCATGGTGACCCTGACGAAGACATTCGATGTGTCTGCCCTTCAAGGCCAGCCGCATGTCAATGCCTGTCTGGTGTGGGCGATCGGGCAGGCAGCATCCCGGATTCCCGAATTTTATCTGCTGCCGGAATCAGATGGATTTTTTGCATATGAACGGCTGGCCGTCAATGTCATCGTCAAGACAGAATCCGGTGGAATATGCGACTGCCTGATTCCCTGGAAGCCGGATTTCACAGCATTTCTTCAGGACTATCTGCGTCTCACACGACGGGCTGCAACAAGCGGTGAATGCCCCGGGATTGAGGGGGCCGATGACTGCATGGTGATCGGTACCTCGGCGCTGACTGTCACGGAGCTGGACAGTGCCGTGAACGCCTGCAGTCCCTGGCCGAATCCCTATCTGATCTGGGGCAGGATCCGGACCGATGCCACGCTGCCCGTCTCCTTCCAGTTCCATCACGCGCAGATGGACGGGTACGAAGCAGCTGTCTTTCTGGAGACCCTGCAGCAGTCCATTGGCAGCTTTGGCCACCTGCACACACGGCAGGGCTCCTCAATCATCTGA